CGTAAACTGCAGGGCATTGTTCGCGCGCTATTGGATATTTGAGTTGATACGAAAACTGGTTGTACTGCTGCTGATCGGTCTGTTCTGCGCCGGTTTGCTGTTGGGCTTTTCTGCCTGGAAACTCGACTCTGCCCTTACGCAGCCCTTGAAGCTGACCCAGGAGCAATTGCTCGATGTACCTTCCGGGGCAACGCCCACCGGCACCTTCAACCGCCTCGAAGCCGACGGTGTGCTTGACGACGCTTTCTGGCTGCGCCTGTACTGGCGCTTCAACCTGGACGGCCAGCCGCTGCACAGCGGCGAATATCGAATGACCCCCGGCATGACTGCCCAAGGGCTGATCGGCCTGTGGCAACGCGGCGAAGTGGTGCAATACGGCCTTACATTGGTCGAAGGCTGGAATTTCCGTCAGGTACGCGCGGCGTTGGCCAAGCACGAAAAGATCGTGCAGACGTTGTCGGGGCTGACGGACAGCGAAGTCATGGACAAGCTCGGCCATCCCGGTGTGTTCCCGGAGGGACGGTTCTTCCCTGACACCTACCGTTTTGTGCGCGGTATGACCGACGTCGAGTTCCTTAAAAAAGCCTATAACCGCCTGGACGACGTGCTGGCCCAGGAATGGAGCAAGCGCGCCGCCGATGTGCCGTACACCGAGCCCTATCAAGCCTTGATCATGGCATCGTTGGTGGAGAAGGAAACCGGCGTACCCGAAGAGCGCGGGCAGATTGCCGGCGTGTTTGTGCGCCGCATGAAGATCGGCATGCTGCTGCAGACCGACCCCACGGTGATCTACGGCCTGGGCGAACGTTACAACGGCAAGTTGACCCGCGCCCATCTCAAGGAAGCCAACCCGTATAACACCTACATGGTGGCCGGCTTGCCGCCGACGCCGATCGCCATGGTCGGCCGTGAGGCGATTCATGCGGCGTTGAACCCCGCGCCGGGCAGCAGCCTGTATTTTGTCGCGCGTGGCGATGGCAGCCATATTTTCTCGGATGACCTGGATGCGCATAATGCGGCCGTGCGTGAGTTTCAGCTCAAGCGGCGGGCCGATTATCGCTCCAGCCCGGCGCCGGCGGTGAAACCGTCCGAGCCGGCGGCACCTGCGACCGATGCCGCCCCGGACACCGCCGCACCGCAAAGCCCGCAATGACTCTGACTAAGGACCGCCTGTGACTGGCTTGTTTATTACCCTGGAAGGCCCGGAAGGCGCCGGCAAAAGCACCAATCGCGATTACCTGGCAGAGCGCTTGCGTGCAGAGGGTATCGAGGTGGTGTTGACTCGTGAGCCGGGCGGAACCCCGCTGGCCGAGCGCATCCGTGAAGTGTTGCTGGCTCCGGGCGAAGAACAGATGAACCCGGACACCGAGTTGCTGCTGGTGTTCGCTGCCCGTGCCCAGCATCTGGCCGAGGTCATCCGCCCGGCCCTGGCGCGTGGTGCCGTAGTGATCTGCGACCGTTTTACCGATTCCACCTAC
The sequence above is drawn from the Pseudomonas quebecensis genome and encodes:
- the mltG gene encoding endolytic transglycosylase MltG, translating into MIRKLVVLLLIGLFCAGLLLGFSAWKLDSALTQPLKLTQEQLLDVPSGATPTGTFNRLEADGVLDDAFWLRLYWRFNLDGQPLHSGEYRMTPGMTAQGLIGLWQRGEVVQYGLTLVEGWNFRQVRAALAKHEKIVQTLSGLTDSEVMDKLGHPGVFPEGRFFPDTYRFVRGMTDVEFLKKAYNRLDDVLAQEWSKRAADVPYTEPYQALIMASLVEKETGVPEERGQIAGVFVRRMKIGMLLQTDPTVIYGLGERYNGKLTRAHLKEANPYNTYMVAGLPPTPIAMVGREAIHAALNPAPGSSLYFVARGDGSHIFSDDLDAHNAAVREFQLKRRADYRSSPAPAVKPSEPAAPATDAAPDTAAPQSPQ